A single genomic interval of Cervus elaphus chromosome 19, mCerEla1.1, whole genome shotgun sequence harbors:
- the NDUFB4 gene encoding NADH dehydrogenase [ubiquinone] 1 beta subcomplex subunit 4: MSFPKYKPSRLASLPTTLDPAEYDISSETRKAQAERLAIRSRLKREYQLQYNDPSRRGVIEDPALVRWTYARSANIYPNFRPNTKTSLLGALFGIGPLVFWYYVFKTDRDRKEKLIQEGKLDRTLSISY, from the exons ATGTCGTTCCCCAAGTACAAGCCGTCGCGCTTGGCCAGCTTACCTACTACCCTCGACCCAGCTGAATACGACATATCTTCTGAAACCCGGAAAGCACAAGCCGAGCGGTTGGCCATAAGATCCCGGCTTAAACGGGAATACCAGCTTCAGTACAACGACCCTAGTCGCCGAGGGGTTATC gAAGATCCTGCCTTGGTTCGTTGGACCTACGCAAGATCAGCAAATATCTACCCCAATTTCAGACCCAATACCAAGACCTCCCTCTTAGGAGCTCTGTTTGGAATTGGGCCCCTCGTCTTCTGGTATTATGTTTTCAAAACTGACAGA GATAGGAAAGAAAAACTTATCCAGGAAGGAAAATTGGATCGAACACTTAGCATCTCATATTAA